caaataaataaaaacaggagcttatgaaatgaataaaatcccAGAACCTGCAAGACTTTGGTCAAGTACTTTATTATTGCCTCTGTATTTATGTGTACtgtacattgtttttgtttccacaaCTCCATTTAAACTACAGTGTTTCAGTGCTAACAGAGCCATGATCATGTTCAAAGTATTTATATCCTCCTCAACCCCTTCTTTCCTCCACACTGCACATGAAAATGATCTTCACTTGAAATACCAGCTGTAAATACCACCCAGGCCACTGTAACGTTCCCAATATAACCCCAGCGCTCAGCCAGCTGGAAGGGTCCGGTCAGTGGCCTTCTGTCTGGGCTGTTGGGATAGCGACAGGCGACCCTCTCTGctctctttgttttgtatttatccGGCATTTAAATGGATACCCTGAAGAAAGACGAAGATTCTGAGGAAGTGGAAATTGATCTTGAGGATTCCAGTGACCCTGAAGAGTCTGAAGATGGGGAGGAACCGCAGACGTTATGGAGAGCCCAACCCTCTCTGGATGAGGAGGAAAACATTCATACATCCACTCTGGTGGAAATCAGTGATACAAAACCACTGATAACTTCAAGGGATGCCCGAGGTGTCAATAACTGCCTCAAGGTAAAACAATCTTGCAGTAGTTTAGTAAAAATTGCCtatattgatgttttttgtatttataattcagctaaataatttgattaaaaaactcCATTAACAGTGGACTTTCCCTAGCTTATTGTACATGATGACTGAATTATTCCTTTTGACTCAAAGGTAGGGTTTGAGGATGTGATAGCTGAGCCGCCATCAGTGCGTAGCGGGGACAGAGTTTGGATCTGGAGCAATGCTCTCTTTGAAGTGTCCAGGGTCTGGATTTACAGGATAGTCACCGCTTTTCTGGCCCTTCCCATGTCAGCTATCTCTGGTCTTTTGTTTGGCCTCCTCAGCTGCTTCCACATTTGgtaggtttattttttctgcttcatttaagaaattgttttaacggtgtaacttttcaaaataaaacaaatcaaaaatacagtattgtgaaaaagtatttgcccccttGTCCCTTTGTTGCAGTAATGCTCAAGACTATTAAAATAACTGTAATATCAGACAAACAGTGTCTCAATGatggtttttaatttatttatcaatagattaaattatcatttgaaaactacaaattcaggttgttttggtttttcatttctggaaaacattaaaatgtgataaaaagcaacaaaataacaaaaatctgCTTGGAGGCAGATACTTTTACACAGCACTGTAAAGGGGAGGTTTAATTTGAGGTTTctaaggtttatttttaaacattaactatATCTGGATGTTTTCAACTGAACTatgtaatgtttgtgttttccttttctcctaCAGGATGATTCGTCCCTGTATTCATTGTGTCCTCATCGGTAATCGCTGGATACAGGGCTTCTGGGACATTATGCTGCAAGTTGTTGTGGTCCCATTCCTAACAAGTGCAGGAAAATGTTGCGGAAGTTTAGGTATACACCTGGCCAAAGAATGACCCAAGAGACAGACTGGACATGTTGATGATGTGGACAAAGTTCTGTTTATGTGGACTGAAACATAAGCAGTACCGACTTTtgactgtttaataaaaatagtatATACTGTGCCtggaaaaagtattcataccccttgaactttttcttaCTTTGTCTTATTACAACAACATACTTCAATGAATTTAATCAGgattttgtgctgcagagcaTTTTTTGTAATacatatctgaaaagtgtggtgtgtgtaTTTAGACTTACAGTATGAGTCAATAGTTTGTACAATCACCTCCAGCTAAAATCCTAGCTGGCAAGTCTAGGTTGATACAtctcttttcttattttcccattcactctgaccagcttccctgtccctaCTTAAGCAGAGCATCCCTAccacatgatgctgccaccaccttggTGATGGTATGCTTTGGGTGAGGTACAATTTTAGTTTTCTCTCATATTGTGGCCATTAAGATCCATTTTTGGTCTCATATGGCCCAAATCCAGTCTCCTAATTTTTTCTGTGTCACCTACATGGCTTGTTGCAACCTGCAAACATTTCTTCCTTTGATTTTCTtattgccactcttccataaaggcaTGATATGTAGAGTGCAAACCAACTTGTTTACCTGTCAGCCAATTCTCCTACCCGTGATCTggttctctgcagctcctccagagtcactaATGACTTTAAAGTCTCCAGCAACTTAATCCATGAGTTCCTGAGGATGTTTGTTCACTAACTTAAAGAACCATTTGAGGCCTTTCTAGATCATCAGCAttatatcacacacacacaggtggagTATTTAGATTAGACTTCTGAAGAAGTTAGTTGCACATGATTTCATTTAGAagtgtcagagtaaagggggtTGTGTAAAGATGTACTCAgcactttttcagattttatttgttaaaacatagCTTGGAACTTGTAAATGGcttttacttacattttaaaCTATGTTAAGCATAAATGACATACAATCTCAATAAGATTAATTAAGTGGAGttcatgtgacaaaatataaaaaagttcaaaggataATAGTTTGGCAAGGCATTATACGTTTTTCAGTGAAATACCTGAGAATGTGAAAAATGCTAATCTTTTTAGACCTTCATGTAGTTTATGCACTGATGTAATCCCTAAAAATCATGCCCACAGTCTGAAATCATGTTGATGACTCTTTGTATGAGACAGGCTGTACTTTTTCCCATCTGACATTAAAGTGGAGGTTCCAGTTatcacatttttctattttaagcatttaaacaatgtttttatttaactttgattACATGATTGCATGAGTTACCTCCACCCAATCTGAAAAAGCTCCCTATTATGTTCCTCATAGGCGAGTTTTTCCACCACAGTTTACCATCCTTAAGGATCATAATGTTTTGCAGTCATACTCCAAACAAAGACAGAACATTGATGAGAACTAAACAGGAATTGGTTTCTTCattgtgaaaatatataaatgacatCCAGGATCCTTGAAGAAGCCTGAATAAATAGATTAAAGATGATTATTTTATCTACAAGAAGCATTTAGAGCTAGGCAGTAAATTATCAGCATTAATATCTTTCTCAGCACTTTCATGGGAGCCTACACAATAAATCTTGGAATATAATGTCAtttaattagtattttttcattgtctgtccaaaagaaaaaagtgactttttcaTGTATCATGGATTATCTTGCAGTTCAGTCCCTCTTTAATTTCAGTCTTCTGATGCAAAAGTGAGagaacattctgcagatttccaagttgaaaacacacaagtaccataattataaagtttaaagataaaaactgcttCAACTGCTCTTCATTGTCACTCTTCTACATCCACTGGCTTGTATTAATTGATTCTGATAGTTTAAATACCTTCTACAGTgcagaaaatagagaaaataaagaaaagtcaGAGAACAAGAAGGTGAGCTCAAATATTTGACAGGTACTGTATCCAGTTTCTCACTGTATGTGAGTTTGTCAGCAGGGCCTTGTCCTGAGATTAAATTTTTGCTTTCAGCTGTTCAGAGTGGCATTTCCTATGGAAGCTTGTTATTGTTGATACACAGGATTTCCCACATTCTGCAGCTGATAGAATACTACAGGGATCAACATTCAAACCAGGGTGCCTGACTCTATCATGATAGAAATAATATCTacataaatgtgtgtatttCACAGAAATGTATGATTTATTAACTCCTTTCTTATCCATCtgtcatttgtgttttaattgtaGAGCTAGACAAAGTCCTCCAATCTAACCTTCAACCAACCTATTGAATAGAATAACTCCatgtttgaacatttgaaaGTGAAAACAGTTCCAGCCTGGAGATAGTCATATTTACAGGAATAGATAGTTTACATTCTCCATCTTTCTCTAGTCTGGAGAATGTGGTCAAGGAAAGCTACAGACTACATTTTTGTAATACAGGCTGTCTGAAGTGACTCAACTCTTGTTTTATTACAAGTTTCCTTATGACGCATTTATCAGCATCCCCTGATCACTCATTTCCTGAAAGCTGAGGACTTCAGAGACTAAGGCTATGTTCACACTGTAGCCTGAAGTGGCccaaatccaatttttttcccattatgtGACCTTAaccaagcaaaaaaataaaaagaagaaagaaaaaaattgatttcacaaaaaattgaaaatgagcATTAATGCCTGTGATGTGAACATAACCTAAATCAAGAGAAACAGAACTAAAGAATCAGAAACAGTTTATAAACGGGATTTGgttggatagtttttttttctttccatcatttttctttactgtGTTTGGGATATGCTTGCCAATTTGAGGTTAAGTTACGCCAATTTCTTTAAGTTCTCTTTTCAGTCAGTTCACTTGGTTGTAACTTGAAAGAGAGAAATCAccaaactgaaccagaaccaacagtCTTACAGTCCCTGAGTCCTTGTGTCAGGAACCACAGCTGTGGTGCCAAGATTTTGCTGAGTtgagaaatacaaaatacagcTCATGGACTTGGATGAACAGAAGTCTTAGTTGCTTCCATAAGTGAGATAAAAGTTGATTCCAGACCAAACCAAGATGCTCAGTTCTTTTTATGGCTTCTGGTGATGGGAGAGAAAAGATCAAAGGCAGTTCTGAAACTtttaatgtctctttttttatttgctcctCCTCTTTTGTTCTTAAATTCCATCAcctattaaaacacaaaattataggctttaaaacttattttctttaaattgtcaAGAGACATGCAATATTTAGGAAAATTAGACTTCAACTGaaataacaattttattgttgaatttcttaacaaaaacacaccctCTTAACTTTTATTAGTATATGtaggtatttttgttttgtctttgtttcattttcatccttCATTTAAACAATAGAAATATTATTGACTAATGTTGCATATCATTTTTGTGatgctaaattaatttaatctaaagTGTACACAGAACTTCCATACCCtattaaacatgaaataacatttgattaGTGGGAAGGAAAGGAATCAATCTTTTAGGCTAAATAGTTTTATGAATTATGGAAGTGATTGATTTGTGTTTATCACATAGctgaaaatatcttattaatGGTGAAATAAAATATCATAATTCTCATTTAAGGTCAACATAAGTGTGTGATTatcatcatcaaaaacacattaacagAGCTCTATATAGAGTTAAAAGGAAACTAGTTAAACAAGCAAGTTAAAATGGATTTCATTATGTTGAAAGATCAAGAGCAAATCCAATGTTAAATATCTTTCAGTTGTgaaatcaattttgtttttttgcatctgCACTGAAACCAACCAGACTCAATATTGCACATTTAATGTACACAGAATCCTGTTTATTAGGTGTGTCTCAGGTTTCTTAAAAGATGcatgtaaagtgaaaaaaacagaaaaggaaaggaaaaaaaattgagtCAGACAAGATAGAGATAAACAAATCCACAGTATATTCTTTTACTCTCGTAAGTTACACATTAAGATTTAAAGTAGGCTATGTGTGTacctttttaaaagttgacacaattttctggtggaaatatttaataagaatCAACAAGCCctgttctgcaacttttatcTGCAATCCTGCCCCGATACACCTGAATCCAATGATCAAACTTTTGTACAACTTGCAGACATGCCAAAGAGGTAATGCAGCCTTTTCATGCATGTGTGTTAGAGCAGAGCTGCATCCAAAAGTTGTAGGATAGTGGCAGTCAAGGACTGGAGTTGCTGACTCCCGATTTAATGTATGTGACTGGTGTTGATCAAAATAACACATAAGTGGAGAAACAGACTTCGTAATTGCTTTTAGGGGCTGGATTGAGCCACTCTATGTCTCTCTTCCAATGTTGTCCATAATTTGGGATAATTTCTTGAGCACTGAGCTACAATCCAAGTACACTTTTGTCACAAATTATAGTCAGAACCATTTCACTGCCGTAATTCTGGCTCGAAACGGGAGTGAAAGCTCAGTTATTTTAACAGGGTTTGGACATATGGGCCTGTCTCactattttaagtaaaatttgGTCACTGACATACAGCTCATAACCACTAAAGCAAGCAAGTTCTGTATGAGAGGGACCACACAACAcctattgtaaaaaaaatatttttctgcagtttgaaCACTAGCAGCCCTGGTTTTCTTCAGTAATGGTTTCATTTGTTGATCAAACTACTGCTgctaagattattttaaatgtttccttgtatattgctttaaaattgttttaagacattttgatGGGTCCCTCTTTCATTTCTGTTGGAAGTATGAATAACTATGAGTTCAGCAATTTATAtccagtcacataaaatctaaatttgcgACATTAGGCTTTGAAAATCATGAAGGATGCCAATTGGATGTTCTATGTTTTGAGCTTTCGATTTCTGTCATAAGATGAGGCAATATATCACTATAAACCAGTTttatgtataaaagaaaaacagaggaaaacagtTCTCATCATTTCTGAGGTATAGCAATGTTTTGACCTGAAGTCAAGTCTGAATAAATGCAGGATGGTTAGACAAAATTCCTGAGTTTAGCCTTTGATCTGTCTAATCCCATTTAACCCGAATCATTAACCGGatgatttattttcacacacaGGCACCCAAACAAATTGGCAGGATGGTTTTCTACAGAGCTTTGAGATGGCACTGACTGCAGATACCCATGCATAGACATTTAACCTTTTTTAGTGTTACGTTTTTTTATTGGACATTAGGCAAACCTCAGGAGAGAATATTCCTattacatgttttctgagttgtTTTGGCATATTTCACACATCATTCTGAAGATTTGTAAAATAGTGAATATCACAGAACATTTGGAGAAAACAGCACAAATGAGGAACTTGTTCAGATCCTTGGTCTgtatctgaaaaataaatatttttaccagTCAACAGATCTGTGAAAACCAATGCCATATATCAAGGCTACAGGACACGATACTGGAAACGTTTTACCAGTATAAGTGTTTCAGATTTAAAGTTGGAAAACCATCAAAGTGACTTATACATTTGTATATTaattaacaattaaaaacagataattACATACACagtaacagaaaagaaaacagcctTTTTTGGTCTgatcttaaatattttctgttttagggtAGATGGGAATCTACAAACCATaatctttaatgtattattcattatttctatttactaatAGAAAGACTAAtgaaatagatatttttttaggattttctttCTTACGTTCTTTAAATTCAGATGTTTATATTGGTTTACCTTTAAACAATTTACAAAAGTCCTGATGACTAATTAACCTATCAGGAgtttcacaaaacaataaaaaaaaatctggagacACACCTGTGGATGTGTTTTGAGGTGATGATTCAAACACACTGCTTTCTTGTgtgaaagtgaaattaaaaagaagtCATGCAAAATATCAGGATGAAAACTGTGGCTCTCTGAAAGTCTGGTTCAGTTTTGGGTGCCTGAAGGTGCCAACTGCACACAAGTAAAAACAGCTTGGGATTGTCCAGCTGGACATTGGTGTTGTTCTGTGTCCCAGAGACAACATCTGTTTCGTTGCAAAATGTGTGAAACAATCtctgaacaaaagaaaatgacaatgtGAAGATGTAGGCCAAATCTGGTGAGAGGGGGGTTAttatcaacaacaaaacaagtcCTGTGCTGACATGAGCTGAAAGGCGGCTCTATCAGAAAGAAGCCATTACTACAAAGGCAacataaaaattactttttgaagCCATGTCTTGTTGTCTGAGGAAACTGAAACTAAATAGTTGGGTCATAATTTCCATTGTCACATCTGCAGGAAAAAAGGATCAATCTTGCAACCCTAAGAACACCATCCAAACTGTGAAGTACAAGAATGACAGAGTTGTGTTGTTGGGATCTTGCTGCAAgaagtaaacatctgaaaacagaTTGCCTCAGGAGGAAGGAACATTCTGTGAAAATAATGACGCAACATCactagacaacaggtggaaaatTAAGGCCTGGGTCAGGATGGTATGACCCTGAACATACCATCACATTAGTTAGAGAGCTTTTCAGACAACAAAAGCAGGAAAGGTCATCACAAAGCTCCGATTTCACACCCTCAGAAAATTTGTGGACAGGgctgaaaatgtgtgtgagaGCAAAGCAGTCTCCAAATCTGACTCAGTtaggaatgggccaaaatttcAACTAGCTGCAATAAGCAGCAGGTGataggatatatatatatataaaaaaggacaaaaaccaAATAGGTTTGCGCATGAACAACTGCAAACTGGAATTTTATGAAATTATCATTTTCAAAACTACCAgcaagtagaaataattttactctaatttgaaattagaaaagtttagtctgatttaatgtcagtcaGTGAGAAAAAAGTTAATGTGCATGCAACAAATCTTTATAAAACCATTTGTGATTGGTTGAGTGAGTAAATGTAGTTCTGTTAGCAAGAATATAAATGAGCCAGTGCCACACATTCCCCTAGTCAAGTTTAACCTGAGAGCAATTCAAAGTGGTAGAAACTCTATATATTCTGAACACAATCATTGAGAGAATTtcagaagaaatgtttgaaatatgcTTTatagttttatgtaaatatttcaacacCCTTAAATGCAAGATGAAATGGCAAGCTGGCCCGAAGAGAAATGCATTTGATCATCATTAAATGAGCAAATGTATGAAACAACCATCTATTGCTCATAAGAAACTGCATGAGTTTATAAAAGTATATGCAGAACaacaaatcaaagaagaaaTAGTAGAAATAGTTAGCAACTGGACTTGGAAATTAAACAGGAAGTTTGTTCAGTTTCAATTGTTTTAAGAGAAATGTGCAAAAGCAACTGagaaaaactatataaaaaatattaacaatgtGGATCAGCATCTATGGTAAACTTTCTTTAAGTTGTATACACACCAGGATAgacttttgtttgtgtgtttggtcTGGACCAACAGCggactttatttattctttttcctTCGATTTGCTTTCTCATTGTCCTTTTTTTGCAAGTGGACTACTCTTTATAGACAAATCAACTTGGGCGAAGACCCCACTGGCCAGAAATGACAGGGGTTGGAACAGAGGACAgacccgaaaaaaaaaaaaagaactctgGAAGTCCTGCTTGCTGCATTTCTGTTGTGCACATTTGTGCTGTTATTAGAACTGTAATACCATTTAAAACGTAAGGAGCAGTTCAAACAATGAAGGATTTACAATGTGATATTCCAAATTTTGGAACGGTGTCCACAAGTGTGTGGTGGAAGCTGAATTAGATGCTCTGAGTGCCCTGGCCCACAACATACTGGCAGCAGCAAACAGGCGATTAGGTACGATTTCAGTACACGTTGTAGTAGCAACACTGAAGGGCTCATTTTTACCATAATTCCCAGCAATGGTGACTGTTAGCAAGAATACCTGTATAATGAGTCCAAAATGTCGTGTGTGTCCTGTTGTTGGTTCATATTGAGGCCGGTCTGTGTTCACACTTGAAGGGAAATGCACCAGAGTTTGTTTTGAGAACACCTCAAAAAGTGGGTCTAGGTCCACTTGTTTAGTCTGCACCAGAGTTCGCTTGAGTGTATTCACACCTGAACAAAAGGTTTAGACCAACGGGGGAAACATATTCTGGTCCGTATATAGTGGGCCGAATGTGTCAGGTGTGAATACACCCTTAAACTATAAAACTGAAGTACAAAAACActgtaaacaaatataaagaatGTTTACAGTTGTTTAACCTTAGATAGTAGACACGTCTCGTTAATTAAACATCCAGTATGTAATATTTTGTCCTATTTTGTCATCTCACAGATATATATGTTTGAACATGCCACAGTAAACAACAACAtacattaattattttcctCCTACTCATTCTGTGGCCAAAGATAGAAATGAAAGCCACCAAGTCAGTCTGTTCAAAGCAACaacaggaaaagtttttttGGCATCTTCGATTAAAGTCTGGTCCATCCTGTCTGGTCCTGTCAGAGCTGACTGCAGCCGTGAGCGAACATTTGAACACATCCTGCTAAATTTAAATGTGCTCTGGTTAGAACTTCACTTTGCAGCTCATTTAGTTCACATTTTGGACACAATGGCATTTTGTTCTACTTTCTGTTATCACAGGGTCCAGGGCTGTTTCCGGACAGGAGGTTTATGTTCTCTGTTTGGCTTAATTTAATACAGCTGACAACAAGCATTGTGCCATGGCGAGCTCAGCTCTGCTGTAGCTGATTAAATGCCTCAACCAAGGCCTTGCATGATTGCTGGATCAAGTCAACCACGGGAAGCTTAAGATGGCTCCCTGCCGGCTCATTGCGCGGGCCCCCCTGTGCTGGAAGTGTGAGTCAAACTCCTCATACTGCTGCCGTTCTTGATGACGAAAGTGGAGGAGCCACTTTTGTGCCTGCACTGCTGATCGCAGCGGCAGGAAGAGTCCGCCAGATAGTGTCTGCAGCAACAGAAGAAGCTCCGCATCAGGTCGTGAAACAGGTGACCAGCAAAGAACATGTAGATCCAGGGATTACAGCAGCTGTTGAGGCTAGCAAGCAACATGGAGATGATGAAGGCCATGTCTACAGGGAAAGAAAAACTATAGTCAGTCAAAAGGaaagcatttaaaacaacaaacaccattttactaaacaaaaatagaaaagaaaaacctgccTATATTTCAATAACGGCAATATATAATATGGTTTGGAAATTATGGGGTAGTGACGGGGTATTAACACAGAACTTATGGACACTTGTGGGCTACTTAGAAAGTATGGGTATATGCATGCAACTTCACAAGATGAAAATTTAGGACATCTTATTAATTTAACAGTTAATTTTAATACATAGTCACACTGATTTCTAATTCAACTAATTTATAAtctgcaaaaaagaaattaagtttcAATTTCACAGATCTTGACAATATTCTATTACAAAATAGATTCTATTCTGTTCTAGCTCAAATTTATGTTCAATATCCATGCATctaaatatcagaaaaacattcaggtttTGCTAGAATGTCCTATTTCTTCCCCATGCCAATATAGATAATCTTTGCTTtagctgaaaaataaagaacattacATGTCATCAACTGTCTCCGAATGTatgttttatgctttatttGACACGCTCAACAAACCACTGGCAGATGCTCACTCTGTTGTTCAGATCTGCTGAATCCGCTTCACATGTTTAGGAAACAGGGTGTGAATAATTTCACCAGACTAACTGATGCACTGAAACTAAATGGTTTTAGAAAAGGTTGTAAAGGTTCTTTTCATCATCTTTAACTATTTTTGCTATATTGCTTCTTGTTAAAACTACTATAAACTATCCATATGCctaattatgtttaattatgtTAGGAAAAAAACCACTGCCTTTCATCCTGgcataagatttttttttcaggaataGCATAAAATGTGCACTGCACTATCACCTCCATCTATGCACCACCTTGCCAGAATAGGTAGGAGTGTGACTGCTCCTACCTATACTGCCCCAGAGTTACAACTTTGTTCTACATaatagttttcagatttttgatacaTTCCTATTTTATATTCAACAAAATGTTATCTAGACAATATAGAAACTGAATTACAgctttatgaattaaaaaaaagttatttggaagggactttgacctttttttcatttatcaaaTAGTGAGCAGAGGAACTTGCCTGACACAGGGGTAAGCCTTGTGTGACCAATGGAGTCACAGTACAAAATCAACCCACTCCAGACCTGCATATCCTAATAAATAAGatctcagtaaaatacatttgtaaccACACAAATGCTTTTGTATGTCTGCAACACAATGTCCAACAAATTACTGTTTCTCTgaatgattattttgtttttactgtagaCATTTAGCTGTGATAAAATATTATAGAAGTAAACATGgtttagcttgttttaaatgtatttaatatttaaagatttcACATGTACACATGTGCAGTAAAACTAGGCAGTTTTTATCTCCCCGTTTGATATATCTCCCTTCTTGTTGGGACTGAAATCgcttttcatttagaaatataCGAACCCCCACATTAGACACCCTCCAAAACATTCaggattaataaaaacataaaaggttAATGGATGCCGAAAAGAGGATCGTCAAGCTGACACAGAGATGATGAATGGGTTTTTAAAAGAGGCTGCCCTGTACGGGAAAAAAAGCACCTTATTTTCCCATCCACTCAGCCAATTACATATATA
Above is a genomic segment from Xiphophorus couchianus chromosome 20, X_couchianus-1.0, whole genome shotgun sequence containing:
- the cav4a gene encoding caveolin-2, with product MDTLKKDEDSEEVEIDLEDSSDPEESEDGEEPQTLWRAQPSLDEEENIHTSTLVEISDTKPLITSRDARGVNNCLKVGFEDVIAEPPSVRSGDRVWIWSNALFEVSRVWIYRIVTAFLALPMSAISGLLFGLLSCFHIWMIRPCIHCVLIGNRWIQGFWDIMLQVVVVPFLTSAGKCCGSLGIHLAKE